One stretch of Oceanimonas pelagia DNA includes these proteins:
- a CDS encoding O-antigen ligase family protein translates to MLGHGYKERARGVVNKKAEAELMNIKKLIDNNNFISLMVFLSLALLLSTPGGSVAAFVMLLLVALFFLFRDKDKPELNHTDKLLVFSFVFMFLTVLPPFVSDGFRGRYLDLSLRFLLVVPILWLLLKTPPKASWLFGGAVVGCISSFVLAVYQYFYAGMPRADGFLYSINFGYLACSLAFLSFSGMIFFERARWKFFAFVGFALAMFSMVLTGTRGAYIAVPVLAVLLIVLYRKELGAKLLILVTVATISMPAASYMVVPQVQQRFDVLINELVNYESGDASKAYTSSGLRLELWKAAIEAFRQSPLYGLNYNQREALNAQLVDDGVVIPQVLTVSRGHAHSEYFEVLAGRGLLGITALFMLFLVPGVIFLRKAMSTCGKEKALAAAGVTFVAGFMVYGISEAPLQGNVISGCYALTVVAIYAMLKRPEAAGLRA, encoded by the coding sequence TTGCTTGGCCATGGTTATAAAGAGCGAGCACGTGGTGTTGTTAATAAAAAGGCTGAAGCTGAACTGATGAATATAAAAAAACTGATTGATAACAATAACTTCATCTCATTGATGGTGTTTTTATCGTTGGCGTTACTGCTGTCAACACCGGGCGGCTCAGTGGCTGCATTTGTCATGCTGCTGCTGGTGGCGCTGTTTTTTTTGTTTCGGGATAAGGATAAACCCGAGCTGAATCATACCGACAAGTTGCTTGTTTTCTCTTTTGTGTTCATGTTTTTAACGGTGCTGCCGCCTTTTGTAAGCGACGGATTTAGAGGGCGTTACCTCGATCTCTCGTTGCGCTTCTTACTGGTCGTACCTATATTGTGGCTGCTGCTTAAAACCCCTCCCAAAGCGAGTTGGCTGTTTGGCGGAGCAGTAGTGGGCTGCATCAGCTCCTTTGTCCTTGCAGTTTATCAGTATTTTTATGCAGGAATGCCCAGGGCTGACGGCTTTCTTTACAGCATTAATTTTGGCTACCTTGCCTGTTCATTGGCGTTTCTGTCGTTTTCCGGCATGATTTTTTTTGAACGTGCAAGATGGAAGTTTTTCGCTTTTGTTGGCTTCGCTCTGGCCATGTTTTCCATGGTACTCACCGGTACCCGTGGCGCCTATATTGCCGTGCCTGTGCTGGCTGTGCTGCTGATTGTTCTGTACAGAAAGGAGCTGGGTGCAAAGCTGCTCATTCTGGTGACTGTGGCCACCATTTCCATGCCTGCCGCCAGCTACATGGTCGTGCCTCAGGTACAGCAACGTTTTGATGTGCTGATCAACGAACTGGTCAACTATGAGAGCGGTGATGCCAGCAAGGCATACACGTCCAGCGGACTCCGTCTGGAGCTGTGGAAGGCGGCCATTGAGGCATTCAGGCAAAGTCCGCTGTACGGCTTGAATTACAACCAACGTGAAGCACTGAACGCTCAACTGGTGGATGATGGTGTGGTTATTCCCCAGGTGTTAACAGTGTCGCGCGGGCATGCTCACAGTGAGTATTTTGAAGTGCTGGCCGGAAGAGGGCTGTTGGGTATTACTGCTTTGTTTATGTTGTTTCTGGTGCCCGGGGTAATTTTTCTGCGCAAGGCCATGAGTACCTGTGGCAAGGAAAAAGCACTGGCAGCCGCCGGGGTGACCTTTGTTGCCGGTTTTATGGTGTATGGCATCAGTGAGGCACCGTTACAGGGCAATGTGATATCCGGGTGTTACGCTCTGACCGTGGTCGCCATTTACGCCATGCTGAAACGACCAGAAGCAGCCGGGTTACGGGCTTAA
- the pgi gene encoding glucose-6-phosphate isomerase, with amino-acid sequence MTSLVRQPAFMALQQLKQKEQAISLAQRFAAESNRFEQFSLGFGEQLRVDLSRQHWSVEVRALLCRLAHDMGLKTAIEALFADNRFNHTEGRAALHAALRMPPGAVLEHKGENVVPKVHAELARIQAFCQQVHSGDWRGFSGQPIRDVVNIGIGGSDLGPAMVVEALVPYQDQGLRAHFVSNMDGAQLGSVLAGLNPATTLFVISSKTFTTDETMTNARAARAWLLAACGSEQHIARHFVAVSTNTEAVTAFGIDEANMFRFWSWVGGRFSLWSAIGLPIALALGFERFQQLLAGAHAMDEHLRHTPFEHNIPVQLALLSIWNINVLGLQSEGVFPYSQQLKRFPAFLQQLNMESNGKGVNNAGQPLDHATGPVVWGEVGTNGQHAFFQLLHQGSVVVPAEFIGFARSAYPYPEHQRKLLANMLAQAQAMAFGKSREQVEAELAAEGYSTEAIARLAPYKVMPGNRPCTVMLCDELSPYNLGALIAMYEHKTFVQGVLWNINSFDQWGVELGKKLAAKLIDDLANGVTDGHDSATNGLLAQIKHWS; translated from the coding sequence ATGACGTCTTTAGTCCGGCAGCCGGCTTTTATGGCCCTGCAGCAGTTAAAACAAAAAGAGCAGGCCATCAGTCTGGCGCAGCGGTTTGCCGCAGAGTCCAATCGCTTTGAGCAGTTCAGCCTGGGGTTTGGCGAGCAGTTGCGGGTGGACCTGTCGCGCCAGCACTGGTCGGTCGAGGTGCGGGCGTTGTTGTGCCGGCTGGCGCACGACATGGGGCTTAAGACTGCCATTGAAGCGCTGTTTGCCGATAACCGCTTCAACCACACCGAGGGCCGGGCGGCGCTGCACGCGGCGTTGCGCATGCCGCCCGGCGCTGTGTTGGAGCACAAGGGCGAGAACGTGGTGCCCAAGGTGCATGCCGAGCTTGCGCGCATTCAGGCCTTTTGTCAGCAAGTGCATAGCGGCGACTGGCGAGGGTTCTCTGGCCAGCCCATTCGTGATGTGGTCAACATTGGCATTGGTGGCTCCGACCTTGGCCCTGCCATGGTGGTGGAAGCGCTGGTGCCTTATCAGGATCAGGGCCTGCGGGCACATTTTGTGTCGAACATGGACGGTGCCCAGCTGGGTAGTGTGCTGGCGGGGCTGAACCCGGCCACCACTCTGTTTGTGATCTCGTCAAAAACCTTTACCACCGACGAAACCATGACCAACGCCCGCGCCGCACGGGCCTGGCTGCTGGCGGCCTGTGGCAGCGAGCAACACATTGCCCGGCACTTTGTGGCGGTGTCCACCAACACTGAAGCGGTAACGGCCTTTGGCATTGATGAAGCGAACATGTTCCGCTTCTGGAGCTGGGTGGGTGGCCGCTTTTCGCTGTGGTCCGCCATTGGCCTGCCCATTGCCCTGGCGCTGGGGTTTGAGCGTTTTCAGCAGTTGCTGGCGGGCGCCCATGCCATGGATGAGCACTTGCGCCACACCCCCTTTGAGCACAACATTCCGGTGCAGCTGGCGCTGCTCAGCATCTGGAACATCAACGTGCTGGGGCTGCAGAGTGAGGGGGTGTTCCCCTACAGCCAGCAGCTCAAGCGTTTTCCTGCCTTTTTGCAGCAGCTGAACATGGAGTCGAACGGCAAGGGCGTAAACAACGCCGGCCAGCCGCTTGACCATGCCACCGGCCCGGTGGTGTGGGGTGAGGTGGGCACCAATGGCCAGCATGCGTTTTTTCAGTTGCTGCACCAGGGCAGTGTGGTGGTGCCGGCGGAGTTTATTGGCTTTGCCCGCTCTGCCTACCCGTACCCCGAGCACCAGCGCAAGCTGCTGGCGAACATGCTGGCCCAGGCCCAGGCCATGGCCTTTGGCAAGTCACGCGAGCAGGTAGAAGCCGAGCTGGCGGCCGAAGGGTACAGTACCGAGGCCATTGCTCGCCTGGCACCGTATAAGGTAATGCCCGGCAACCGCCCCTGCACGGTAATGTTGTGCGATGAGCTGAGCCCCTATAACCTGGGCGCGTTGATTGCCATGTATGAACACAAAACCTTTGTGCAGGGTGTGCTCTGGAACATTAACAGTTTTGATCAGTGGGGCGTGGAGCTGGGCAAGAAACTGGCCGCAAAATTAATTGACGATCTGGCAAACGGTGTGACCGATGGCCACGACAGCGCTACCAACGGCCTGTTGGCGCAGATTAAACACTGGAGCTGA